The Pseudomonas protegens genome contains the following window.
CTACCGCCTGGGGCTGTTTGTCGCCGCCTCCAAGACCCTGGGCATCAACCAGCAACTGCCGACCCTGTTCCTCGGCAACGACATGACCGGCCAGTCGGAGCTGTGCTCGCTGTTCCTGCATGCCGATCACCGCCAGGGCCTCAATGGCCGGCTGCTGTCCAAGGCGCGTTTCCTGTTCCTGGCCGAGTTTCGCGAGCATTTCGGCGACAAGGTGATCGCCGAGATGCGCGGCTATTCCGACGAGCACGGCGTGTCGCCGTTCTGGGAGGGGCTGGGGCGGCACTTCTTCAAGATGGATTTCGCCGAGGCCGACTATCTCACCGGCCTTGGCAACAAGACCTTCATCGCCGAGCTGATGCCCAAGTTCCCGCTGCCCACCTGCCTGCTGCCGGCAGCGGCCCGCGCGGTGATCGGCCGCGTGCACCCCAATACCGAACCGGCCCTGGGCATGCTCAAGGCCGAAGGGTTCGCCTTCAAGGACTACATCGACATCTTCGATGGCGGGCCCTTGATCGAATGCGCCACCGGCGAGATCCGCGCGGTACGCGACAGCCAGGTGCTGCAGCTGAGCATCGGCACGCCGGGGGAACAGGCCGAGCCCTACCTGATTCACAACCGCCAGTTCGCCGACTGCCGGATCAGCGCGGCGCCGGCGCGGGTGGCGGCCGGCACCCTGATTGTCAGCGCCGAGAGCGCCAAGGCTCTGGGGCTTGCGTCCGGGGCCTCAGTGCGGGCGGTGAGCCTGGCGCTGCCGGTGCGGCAAATGTCCGCGGCCTAGCAGCGCGGGATAGCGAGCGCCGCTACAATGGCGCTCGAATTTTTTGCCGGCGAGGCACCATGGACATCGATCTGGCGCGCACCTTCCTGGAAATCGTCCGTAGCGGCAGCCTGATCGCCGCGGCCGAGCGCCTGCACCTGACCCAGACCGCCATCAGCGCCCGGGTGCAGAACCTGGAAGGCCAGCTCAACTGCAAGCTGCTGGTGCGCAACCGCGCCGGCGCCCGGCCCACCGCCGACGGCGAGGCCTTCATCGCTTACGCCAACCAGCTGGTGCAGACCTGGGAGGCGGCCCAGCGCGACCTGCCGCTGCTCGACGGCTACCGCAACGTGTTGCACATCGGCGGCGAGCCGAGCCTGTGCAACCCGCTGATGCTCAGTTGGGTGCAGCGCCTGCGCCAGGCGTTGCCCAACCATGCCCTGCGCACCCAGATCGGCGAAGGCGCCAGCTTGCAGCGGCAACTGGAGCTGGGGGTGCTGGATGCGGCGCTGGTGTTCCAGCCGCTGTATTCCCCGGGCTTGCAGGTGGAGCAATTGCTGGAGGAAAAACTGATCCAGGTGCGCCTGGCGGGGCGGCCGGAGCCCTATGTCTACATCGATTGGGGCGAGGATTTCCGGCGCCAGCATGACGCCGCCTTGCCGGAGCAGGCCAGGGCCGCAGTGGGCTTCAACCTCGGGCCATTGGCCCTGCAGTTCATCCTCGACGCCGGCGGCAGCGGCTATTTTCGCACCCGGGTGGTGCAGAGCTACCTGGACAGCGGCGTGCTGGAACGGGTGGAAAAGGCCCCGGAATTCAACTTTCCCACCTACCTGCTGTATGCCCGGGAGCGCGACTCGGCAGAGCTGCAGCAGGCTTTTGCGGTATTGCGCGAGCTGATCGAACAAGACCACGACTGGTCCCAGCGCTGGTCACCGATGATCTGAACTCCGGCGCCCCTTGCGGGCGAATGGGCCCGCCAATCAGGCAACGCTCCTGAGGACGCCTTCGCTGGCAAGCCAGCTCCTACGAAGGGGGATGGGCGGCTGGGGCGTCACGGACGTGAGGACAGGACCTGGCCGATGCTGCGGCGGCGGGCGTGGACTTGGCTGGCGTGGATCAGCTGTTCGAGGTCTTCGGGGGTGACGTCGAAAAATTCCTCCATCTCGGCCAGGGCCTGCTTCAGGTCGTCGGCGGTGATCGCCAGGCTGTCGCTCGGGGTGGGCGATGGCAGGATCGCCGGGGCATCGCCGGGCCCCTTGGGGTAACGGATCCGCGTCAGGTTGTTGTAGACCAGGGCGCTGCCCAGGAGACTGGCGGCCGCCAGCATCACCGGGCCCAGCTCCCGCCAGTCCAGCGCCACGCTGGCCGGATCGGCCAGCACCAGGGTCAGGGCCAGGGCGCCGGCCGGCGGATGCAGGCAACGCAACCAGCACATCAGCACCAGGGCCATGCCCGCCGCCAGGCAGGCGCTGCCCAGGCTGCGCCCCAGCACATGGGCCACCAGCAAGGCCACGACCGCGGCGCACAGGTAACCGCCCAGGATCGACCAGGGCTGGGCCAGGGCTCCGGAAGACACGGCAAACAGCAGCACCGCCGAGGCCCCCAGCGGACCGATCAGGTGCAGCGCCACCGGCATGCCGAACACCTGGGCGCAGAGCCAGACGCTGAACAGGGTGCCCAGGGCCATGCCGATGGCGGCGCGGCTCCATTCCAGGGGGCGGGTATTGATGGCGGCGGGTTTCCAGCGGGCAAGCATCGGCTACGGGGTCCATGGCTAAACGACGGGCAAAAAGAAGGGCTTGTCTGGATCACCAGAAAGCCCTTGAACGTTCCAACATTTGGGGGAGGAACGGGCACAGTGTGCCGAGCCTTCATGCAGCTGACAAATTCATAATAATGCTGGTTTAGTGCATTTATTTTGCTGTTAAGCGCCGGTAGGAGCCGCCAGGGTTCTACAAGGTCAGGCGCATGGCGCAGCGGCGGGCGGCGGGCAGGCCGTGTTGGGTTTCATCGGCCAGGACCTGACGCAGGCGCGGGCTCAGTTGGGCCGGCTGCAGGGTGACAAAGCCCTGGCGCTGGTAGAAAGGTTCGTTCCAGGGCAGTTCGCGGAAGGTGCTCAGGGTCAGGGCCGTGAGCTGCTGCTCCAGGGCGAACTCGCGTGCCGCCTGCAACAGGCGCTTGCCAATGCCTTGGCCCTGGTGGCCAGTGGCAACCGAGATTTCCCACACATGCAGCTCGCGGTCGCAGATTTGCGCGTTGAGAAAGGCGCAGCGGGTGCCGTCGGCGGTCAGCGCCACCCACACCGGGTGCCGGCGGATGTTGTCGCGCTGGCTCTGGGCATCGGCGACTTCGGCGTCGGCCAGCCAGGCCAGTTGCGGATCGCTGCGAAAGAGTTCGGCAGCCGAGGTTTCAATGGCGGAGAGGAAGGTGGCGTCGGCCACCCGCGCCCGGCGGATCTGAATGGTCATGGGCGCGAGTGTAAGGAGCCAACAGGGGGCTGCGCAACGCTTTCAGGGCTGCGCGGCGGCGCTCTTGGGCAGGTGCAGCAAGACGAAGTCGTTCTTGTCGAAACGCCCGCTCAGCACCGGAGTCAGCCCGGCCAGGGGCGTGCCCTGCAGGCTGGCCAGGTCGCCCTGATCAAGGATCACCCAGGCCGGGCCGGGGATCAGGGCCAGGGCGTCCGGGGTTTCGCTGAACTGCGGCTGCAGGTCACGGTCCAGGTTGACCATGAACTTGATCGCCTTGGCGTCCTTGCCCATGCGGTGCAGGATCACCGGTGCCGGGTCGGCCTCGATCAGTTGCATGGCGCCGTGGCTGAAGGTGCGCGTGTCATAGAGACGGTGCTCGACCGGCTCGAAGACCCCGATGTAGCAGGCCCAGACCGCCAGCACCGCGCTGTAGGCCAGGCCCACGGCGCGCCACTGGCGCTTGAACAAGAGCCCCAGGGACAGCAGCTGCAGCAGCCCAAGGATCAGCAGCATCGGCGTCAGCGAATCGAGCTGCTCGGGGAATTTGCGCCGCAGCACCAGCAAGCCGACGATCAGCAGCCCGGGCAGCAGCAGCCAGATGCCCTGGATCAGCACCCGCAGCCAGCCCATGACGCGCCCGCGAACGGCGTGGAACGGATAGGCCGCGATGATCGCCGCCATGGGCAGCATCGGCAGCAGGTAGCGGGCCTTTTTCGCCTGGGGAATCGACAGGCCGATCATCACGATCAGCCCGGCGGCGGTGCACAGGCGCAGCAGTTTCAGCGCCGGGCCCTGGTCCGCGGGGCGACTGAGCAGCACCGCGACCCAGGCGAGGATCGCCAGGGGATAGGCCAGGGCGTAGTTGCCCAGGGAACTGGTGAAGTAATAGAAGACGTCGCTGGAGCCTTCGCTGCCGTCCATGCGTCCCATGAATTGCATGCGGATCACATCGTCGACGAAGGCCTGGCCACCGCTGAGCTTGGCCAGCCACAGCAGCAGGCCGACGCAGGCCACCAACAGCAACAGCGCGCTGAAACCGACGCTGAACAAGCGGCGCCATTGACCGCCCAGCAGGTAATAGCTGCACAGCATGCCGGTGGGGATCACCAGGCCGATGGGCCCGCGAATGGCAAAGCCCAGCACCAGCAGCAGGAAGATCCAGCCCAGGTGCCGGCGGGCGCCGAAGTGGTCATGGGCATAGCCCAGGTAGAACACCGCCAGGGACACCGCGGCGAGCATCTGGTCCAGGGACACGGCGCGGGTTTCGCTGATGAAGGTGTTGCTGAGCAACAACAGGGCGACGCTGAGCAGGGCCCAGGTCCGGGAATAGGGCGCCAACAGGCGATAGATCAGACTGACGATCACGGCCGAGGCGATGGCCGTGGGCAGCCAGGCGGTAAAACTGCTGACCTGCCCGGAAGGCAGTGAGAACAGCCAGACCAGCAAAGTCGATGCGCTGGAATAGTCGGCATAGGGCTGGCCATAGGTGGTGGGGAAGAACCCCGGCCCATGGCGCAGCATTTCCTTGGCAAACAGCACGAAGCGCGAATCGAAGCCAATGGCCGAATCGTGGCCGGTGCCGGTGCAGAACAGCAGCAAGGCCAGCAGCCCCAGCCCCAACGATTGCCAGAAAAGTGTGTTCGAAGGGGAGCTGGAGTGCGGGTTCATTCAAGCCTCGGTGGACCACTGCTGGTGAGGAATCGGCAGGTTGCGCGATTCACCGCGGCCGATCGGGAAGTAGGTGAAGCCATTGCGCGCCAGGCGCTCGGCGTCGTACAGGTTGCGACCGTCGAAGATCACCGGCGCCTTGAGGCGCTGTTGGATCAGGTCGAAATCCGGTGCCTTGAACTGCTGCCATTCGGTGCAGATGATCAGCGCGTCGGCGCCGGTGAGCACCGATTCCGGCGTGCCCATGAGCATCAGGCGCGATTCGTCCGGGTACAGACGCTGGGTTTCCTGCATGGCTTCCGGGTCGTAGGCGCGCACCTCGGCGCCGGCGGCGAACAGCGCATCGAGCAGCACTCGGCTCGGGGCGTCGCGCATGTCGTCGGTGTTGGGCTTGAACGCCAGGCCCCACAAGGCAAAGGTCTTGCCCTTCAGGTCGCCCTTGTAGAACGCCTTGATGCGCTCGAACAGCTTGTGCTTCTGGCGTTCGTTGATGGCTTCCACCGCTTGCAAAAGGTCGCTGGAGCAATGGGCTTCCTGGGCACTGTGGATCAGCGCGCGCATGTCCTTGGGGAAGCACGAACCGCCGTAGCCGCAGCCCGGGTAGATGAAGTGGTAGCCGATGCGGGTATCGGCGCCGATCCCCAGGCGCACCGATTCGATGTCGGCGCCCAGGTGCTCGGCCAGCTCGGCGATCTGGTTGATGAAGCTGATCTTGGTCGCCAGCATGCAGTTGGCGGCGTACTTGGTCAGCTCGGCGCTGCGCAGGTCCATGAACATGATGCGATCATGGTTGCGGTTGAACGGCGCATACAGGTCGCGCATCACGTCGCGCACTTCTTCGCGCTCGCAACCGATGATGATCCGGTCCGGACGGCGGCAGTCGGTTACCGCCGAGCCTTCCTTGAGGAATTCCGGGTTGGAGACGATATCGAATTGCAGCGGGCGGCCATTCAGGACCTTTTCGATGTGCGCTTTCAAGGTGTCGCCGGTGCCCACCGGCACGGTGGATTTTTCCACCAGGATCACCGGTTGCTCACGGTGGCGTGCCACCGCATCGCCCACCGACAGCACGTAGCGCAGGTCCGCCGAGCCGTCTTCGCTGGACGGCGTGCCCACGGCGATGAACAGCACCTGGCCGTGTTGCACCGCGAGTTTTTCGTCGCTGGTGAAGTGCAGGCGCTTGGCTTCGAGGTTTTCCTTGACCAGGCTGGCCAGCCCGGGCTCGAAGATGCTCACGTGTCCTTGTTGCAGCTGCTTGACCTTTTGCTCGTCGATGTCCATGCAGATGACATCGTGGCCGACTTCAGCCAATACGGCGGCTTGTACGAGGCCGACGTAACCACTTCCAAATACACTGATTTTCATGGGGTATTCCTGGGACTTGTCGCGGGTGCAGATCGAGAGTTGATGGTGATGACCCCAAGGATGACCAAGGCCACCCCGAGGCTTTTGGAAAGCGTGAACGGTTCGTTGAACAGCGGCAGGCTGGCGGCCAGCAGGTAGACCAGGGCGTAGCTGATGCTGAGCAGCGAATAGGCCCGGCCCAGGGGCAGGTCGCGCAGCGCCAAAAGCCAGCAGAGCATCGACAGCGCGTAGGCGCCGATGGCCGCGATCACCAGTGCCAGGGCGGCCAGGTCGATGCTGCCGGCGCTCAGGGCCGACAGCCACTGATCCGGGGCGGGCAGGCGGGTCATGCTCCAGCGCATGCCCAGCTGGGCGCCGCTGACCAGGGCCACGCTGCCCAGGGCGAAGGCAAAGCCCTTGACCCGGCTCATGCGTGGCGACTCAACAGCAGCACGCCGCCGATCACCAGGGCCACGCCGAGCCAGTGGCGGCGGTCGATGGCCTCATGAAAGACGAAACGGGCGATCAGGGTGATGAACACGAAATTCAGGCTGAGCATGGGGTAGGCCACGCCGACCTCCATGCGTTGCAGCACCAGGAGCCACACCAGCAGGCCCAGGCCGAGGCTGAACAGGGCCAACCACAGCCAGCCGGAACGCAGTTTTTGCAGGGCGCTGGAAGGCTGGTCGCGCCAGTTTTCCACGGCGAACTTCTGTGCCACCTGGCCCAGGCAGGTCAGCCCGCAGGCGAGCAATAGCAACAACAGGCTCATGGCTGGCTCTGGGGAATGATGAAGATCACGATATTGCCTTGCTCGTAGCGCTTGGCATCCTTGGGCAGCAGCTCGACTTCATGCACCTCGTCGCTGCTCTTGACCCGCATCACCACGCCGATCGAGCCTTGCTTGCGGGCCTGCTCGATCCACGGCTGGACCTGGTTCAGGTCGACCTTGCGCGCGGCAGTGTCCTCGTAGCCCAGGCCGTATTTCACTTCGCCTTCGGTGTTGTACAGGGTCACGTCGGGGCGACGCAGGCGCCAGGCCAGCGCCGAGGCCGCGCCCAGGTCGTTGCTCAGCAGGGCCTTGGCCTGACCCAGTTCGGCCACGTGATCGATGATGAACTGGTCGGGAATCTTGTTGTAGACCACCGAATTGGGCAGCGCCGCCGGGGCCAGCGCCACCAGCAGGAAGCTGCCCAGGGCCGGCGCCGCCCACAGGGTCAGCGGCCGCATGGCTTGCAGCAGGTTGCTGAGGATCCAGCCCAGCAGCAGGACATAGACCAGCACCAGGTGCTGCGGCTCGTCCACGTACACCGGCTTCTTCATCTGGAAATACACCAGGGCCAGCAGCCCCAGCAGGCCAGCCACCAAGTTGAGCACGCCGTTGAAGGCCAGCAGCCGGGTCTTGCCGGCGGCCAGGCGCTCCACCAGGGTGTGGCCCATCAGCAAGGCCAGGGGCAGCAGGCACGGCAGGATATAGGCCGGCAGCTTGCCCTTGCTCAGGCTGAAGAACGCCAGGGGCAGCACCAGCCACAGCAGCAGGAAGCCGCTGCTGTTCAGGCGTCGCTGTTCCCAGGCCTGTTTAAGGCTGGCCGGCAGCAGCAGCACCCAAGGCACCGAGAAGCCCACCAGCAACGGCAGGTAATACCACCAGGGCGAGGCATGCTGGGCGTCTTCACCGGCAAAGCGCCGGATGTGCTCGTGCCAGAAGAAGAAGCGCCAGTAGTCCGGTTCCTGGGCATGCACCATCAGAGCCCAGGGCAGGCTGATGAGAATCGCCACCAGCACACCGAGGCCGCCATAGATCAGCAGCGAGCGCAGGCGCTTCTGCCAGATAGCGTAGGGCAGGGCCACCAGCACCGGCAGCAGCCAGGCGAGAAAGCCCTTGGTCATGAAACCCATGCCGCAGGCCAGGCCCAGGACTACCCAGGCGATGAGCTGCCCGCGCACGCTGCGGCAATCGAAGGTGAACCACAGCGCCACCAGGCTCAGGTTGACCCAGAAGGTGAACTGCGGATCGAGGTTGGCGTAGCCGGCCTGCAGCGCGACCACGGTAAAGCTCATGTAGAGCAGGGCGCTGGCCAGGCTCTTGCGCGGATCGTTCCACAGCCGGCGGGCCAGCAGATAGGCCAGGACCACGCTCAGGCCGGTGCTCAGGGCCGAGGCCACGCGCACGCCGAACAGGTTGTCGCCAAACAGCGCCTGGCCGATGGCGATCATCCAGTAGCCGGCCACCGGTTTTTCGAAATAGCGGATGCCCATGAAATGCGGCGACGCCCATTTGCCGCTCAGGAGCATTTCCTGGCTGATCTGCGCGTAGCGGGTTTCATCGGGAATCCACAGGCCGTGGGTGGCCATGGGCAACAGGTAGAACAGACCGAAAGCGATCAACAGCAGCGGCAGGGCCCAACGTCTGATCATGCGCTTTGCACTCCCAGCCAGCCTTCGCGGCCTTCCAGCGCGCCACGCACCACCTGGCCTGCGGGCAGGCTGGAAAGGTCCGCGGGGAGCATGTCGCCCAGGGGCTGGAAGTGGATGTCGCGCTGCTTGGCATCGGCCAGCAGCTGGCGGAAATCGTTGGCCATGAGAATCCCTTCTACTTCGGCATGCACGGTGTAGACATTGAGCTTGTCCGGGCTGAACCGGTCGAGGATGTAGTGGTTGAAATCCTTGGCGGCCACCACCGGCCCGACCACTTCGTCGAAGGTCGGCAGGTCCACCGGAATCTGCGGGGCGCCCAGGCTGCCGTCCGCCAGGCGTGGCTGGAACAGGCTCTGGCCGCGGCAATCGCTGTTGTAGCGAAAGCCGAATTGTTGCTTGGCTTCGATGACGCGTTCGTCGGCGCGCCAACCGGCGGACGCCGAGCAGCTCACCGCTTGCCCGAGAATATCGTTGAGGCTGTCGACGCCACGGCGGATCTGTTCGACCAGCTGTGCCTGACTCCAGCGCCCGGTGTTGGCCTGCCAGCCGTGGTGATCCCAGGCGTGCAGGCCGACTTCGTGGCCGGCGGCCAGGGTCTGGCGCATCAAGTGCCCAAGGTCCCGGCCAATGGGTTTACCCGGCCAAGCCGTGCCGGCCAGGAGAATGTCCCAGCCGTACAGGCCCGCGGCATTGGACCGCAGCATTTTCCAGAGGAACTGCGGACGGATCAGGCGCCACAGGTGGCGCCCCATGTTGTCCGGCCCGACGCTGAAGAAGAAGGTGGCCTTGACCCCGGCTTCGTCCAGCGATTCGAGCAGCCGTGGCACCCCCTCCCGGGTGCCGCGGTAGGTATCGACATCAATGCGCAGACCTGCCTGCATCAGCGAGCTTCTTCTTTCGAGCGGTCGGCGATTTCCAGCATGGCTTCACGCAGGAAGAAGTCCAGGGTGTTGCCGATGGTTTCGCTCATCTCCACGGTCGGCTCCCAATTCAGCAGACGCTTGGCGTTTTCGATGCTCGGCTTGCGGTGTTCCACGTCCTGGTAGCCAGCGCCGTAGAAGGCCTTGCTTTCAACGTCGCGGAAACCGGCGAACGGCGGGAAGTTGCTACGCAGCGGGTGAGCTTCGAACTGACGCAGCAGTTCTTCGCCCAGCTGACGGATGCTGGCTTCGTTGTCCGGGTTGCCGATGTTGATGATCTGGCCGTTGCAGCAGTCGTTTTCGTTGTCGACGATGCGCGCCAGTGCTTCGATGCCGTCGGCGATGTCAGTGAAGCAGCGCTTCTGCTCGCCACCGTCGAACAGACGGATCGGCGTGCCTTCCACCAGGTTGAGGATCAGCTGGGTGATGGCGCGGGAGCTGCCGATACGGGCCGAATCCAGACGGTCCAGGCGCGGGCCCATCCAGTTGAACGGACGGAACAGGGTGAAGTTCAGGCCCTTGGCGCCGTAGGCCCAGATCACCCGGTCCAGCAGCTGCTTGGACACCGAGTAGATCCAGCGTTGCTTGTTGATCGGGCCGACGATCAGGTTGGAGCTGTCTTCGTCGAAGTTCTTGTCCTGGCACATGCCATAGACTTCCGAAGTCGACGGGAAGATCACGCGCTTGTTGTACTTGACGCAGTAGCGAACCAGTTTCAGGTTCTCTTCGAAGTCCAGTTCGAACACGCGCAGCGGGTTGCGGGTGTATTCGATCGGGGTGGCGATGGCCACCAGCGGCAGGACCACGTCGCACTTCTTGATGTGATATTCGATCCACTCGGAGTGGATGCTGATATCGCCTTCGACGAAGTGGAAGTTCGGATGGCTGCGCAGGCGCTCGATGGCGTCGGAGCCGATGTCCAGGCCGTAGACGTCGTACTTGTCGTCACGCAGCAGGCGCTCGGACAGGTGGTTACCGATAAAGCCGTTGACGCCGAGGATCAGCACGCGGGTGCGACGTGGCTTGCGGCCAGACTCGGCGCCGCGCAGCAGGGAACCGTCCACCAGGCCCAGTTCGGCAGCCAGTTGCGGGCCACCCAGGTACAGGCCATTGGCGTTGCGCTGGCCGGAGGTGATCACCAGCGAGTCTTCGCCACAGGCGATGCGCAGCGGGTCGACGCTGATGACCCGGCCTGGGGCCTGGCCTTCATTGCCCTTGGCGACTTCGGCGCTCCAGACGATCAGCTTGTGCTCGCCCACGGCGCAGAAGGCGCCCGGATAAGGCTGAGTCACTGCGCGGACCAGGTTGAACAGCTCTTCGGCGGGGCGCTTCCACTCGATCTTGCCGTCAGCGGCGGTACGACGGCCGTAGTAGCTGGCCTTGGATTCGTCCTGGGCGGTTTCGGTGAACTTGCCCTGGGCCAGTGCCGGCAGGGTGTCGCGCAGCAGGCTGGCGGCGGCGTCACGCAGTTTGTGGTGCAGGGTCAGGGCGGTGTCGCTGCGCTCGATGGCCACGCGTTCCTGGGCAATGATGGCGCCGGCATCGGCGCGCTTGACCATGCGGTGCAGGGTCACGCCGGTTTCGGTTTCGCCCTTGACCAGCACCCAGTTGGCCGGTGCGCGACCACGGTAGCGCGGCAGCAGGGAACCGTGCAGGTTGAACGCGCCCTTGCTGGCGGTGGCCAAAAGCGGCTCGCTCAGCATGTTGCGGTAATAGAAGGAGAACAGGTAGTCGGGGTTGAGCTTGGCGATGCGCTCGATCCACAGCGGGTGGTTGGCATCTTCCGGGGCGTGCACGGCAATGCCTTTGCGGGCGCAGAGCTGGGCCACGGAGCCGTAGAAGGTGTTTTCCTTGGGATCGTCGGCGTGGGTGAACACGGCGGCGATCTCGTAACCTGCGTTGAGCAGGGCTTCGATGCCAGCACAGCCAATATCGTGGTAGGCGAAGACAACAGCTTTATTGCTCATGGCGAAACCTGATCTGTATGAGTGGAAGTTAAACCGTCGACAGTCACAACCGGGGCCGGGGCCGCGGGCTGGCTGCGCAAGACTTTTTCGATG
Protein-coding sequences here:
- the arnA gene encoding bifunctional UDP-4-amino-4-deoxy-L-arabinose formyltransferase/UDP-glucuronic acid oxidase ArnA, translated to MSNKAVVFAYHDIGCAGIEALLNAGYEIAAVFTHADDPKENTFYGSVAQLCARKGIAVHAPEDANHPLWIERIAKLNPDYLFSFYYRNMLSEPLLATASKGAFNLHGSLLPRYRGRAPANWVLVKGETETGVTLHRMVKRADAGAIIAQERVAIERSDTALTLHHKLRDAAASLLRDTLPALAQGKFTETAQDESKASYYGRRTAADGKIEWKRPAEELFNLVRAVTQPYPGAFCAVGEHKLIVWSAEVAKGNEGQAPGRVISVDPLRIACGEDSLVITSGQRNANGLYLGGPQLAAELGLVDGSLLRGAESGRKPRRTRVLILGVNGFIGNHLSERLLRDDKYDVYGLDIGSDAIERLRSHPNFHFVEGDISIHSEWIEYHIKKCDVVLPLVAIATPIEYTRNPLRVFELDFEENLKLVRYCVKYNKRVIFPSTSEVYGMCQDKNFDEDSSNLIVGPINKQRWIYSVSKQLLDRVIWAYGAKGLNFTLFRPFNWMGPRLDRLDSARIGSSRAITQLILNLVEGTPIRLFDGGEQKRCFTDIADGIEALARIVDNENDCCNGQIINIGNPDNEASIRQLGEELLRQFEAHPLRSNFPPFAGFRDVESKAFYGAGYQDVEHRKPSIENAKRLLNWEPTVEMSETIGNTLDFFLREAMLEIADRSKEEAR